Genomic segment of Bifidobacterium lemurum:
CGCTTTGTCGGGCGGCCCTGAAGGGGAGCAGCTGCTGCGCCGCGGCGCGCGCGTGGCCCGGGCGTCCGGCGGCGGCGACCTTATGGCCGTGCATGTGACCAGCGAGGACGGGCTGTGCGGCTCCGACCCCGTTCTGCTGGAGCAACAACGCGACCTGGTGGAACAGCTGGGCGGCTCCTACCATCAGATCACCGGCGAAAGCATCGCCGACTCGCTGCTGCAATTCGCGCGCGCCAACAACGCCACGCAGATCATCGTCGGCGTCTCGCGCCGCTCCGCGATCTCCCGCTGGCTGGGTCGCCCCTCCTCTACCAACGAGATCATCTCCAAATCAGGCGATATCGATGTGCATGTGGTCACCCACGCCTTCGCGCACCGGCGGATGCTGGCTCGTCTGCGTCTGCCGCGCCGCCGCCGCACGATGACCACGCCCCGCATCGCGTTGGGATTCCTGTTCGCCTGCCTTGCCGTGCCGGCGGTGGCGATGCTGTTGGCGCTGGCTTCCGATCCTCTGTTCGCCGCGCGTGACGCGCTGGTGCTGCAGCTGATCGTGGTCGCGTCCGCGCTGATCGGCGGCGTCGCGCCCGCGACCATGGCCGCCGTGCTCTCCGGTTTGGCGCTCGATTATCTGTACGTCGCGCCGACCGGCAGCCTGCATATGCCACACTGGCAGGATTGGCTGACCATGCTGCTGTACGTGGCGGTGGGCGTGATCGTCTCGTTCGTCGTGGACCGTGCCGGCGAACGGGCGCGGCAGGCGCAGCGCGCGTCCGCCGAATCGGAGATGCTGGCCGCCATCTCCGGTGCCGTACTGCGCAGCGGCGATCCGCTGGAGGCGATTGTGTCGCGCACGCGCGAGGCGTTCGGATTCACCTGCGTGCGTGTAGTGAAGGACGGCGAGGTGCTGGCATCGGACGGCGACGAATCGGACGGCGGTGAATCGGACGTGGACGCGAGGTCCGTCCGCGGCGAAACCGACCCGGGCGAGAAGGGTGCGGAGCGAGACGGCCGGACTGGGTTGGGTCTCTTCGGAGCGGATCGGGTTGGACTTGGCCCGGATGGAGCTGGTCCCGCCAGAAGGCCCCCGGACGGAAGCGGGATGTCTGCGGCGTCGGCGATGACCCCGTCCTCCGGCACCATCGCCATCGGCGATGACGGTGTGACGCTGGAACTGTACGGGCACCCCATCGAAGCCAGCGACCAACGGCTGCTGATGGCGGTCGCCTCGCAGATCCTCACGGTGCTTGAACACAACGTGCTGGCCCAAAAAGCGCAGGAGGTCGAGCCTCTGGCCGCGGCGGAGAAGATGCGCACGGCCCTGCTCAACGCGGTGAGCCACGACCTGCGCCGTCCGCTGGCCTCGGCCACCGCGGCGGTGTCCGGACTGCGACGCATGGGCGACACGATGAGCGGGGAGGACCGCGACGAGCTGTTGGCGGTGGCGGACGAATCGTTGGGACAGCTGACCAAACTGGTCACGGATCTGCTGGACGTCTCACGCATCCGCGAGGGCGCGCTGCCGCTGGCGATGGTCGCCTCGGACGTGGGCGCGGCCATCGTGCCCGTGCTCGACGAGCGGCATATCGGGCCCGGCAAGGTGGATCTCGACCTCGACCCGCAACTGCCGCTGGTGATGGCCGATCCGCCGCTGCTGAAACGGGCGCTGGCCAACGTGGTGGAGAACGCGATGCGGTTCACGCCCGAGGATGGGCGCATCCACATCTCGGCATCCGCGTTCAACGGCATGGTGGAGATCCGCGTGGCCGACCGCGGGCCGGGCGTGCCCGACGAGCGCAAGGCCGACATCTTCGTGCCCTTCCATCGGCTGGGCGATACCGACAACACCACCGGGTTGGGATTGGGGATGGCGCTGTCGAAGGGTTTCGTCGAATCGATGGGCGGTTCTATCGAGGCGGAGGACACTCCGGGCGGTGGACTGACCATGGTGGTCGGCCTGCATGCGGCCGATCCCGCGCTGCGGCTGGGGCAGCCCATCCCGACGGCCGACATCCCCGCCTCGGCGGAGCGGGTCGAGGCCGCGACTTTGGCCGTGTCGGGCATGGTGTCCGATGTGATGCTGCCATTGCGCGGCGAGGCTTCGGCCGATGTGCTCGAAGGGCTGATGGGACGTGCGCTGAATGGGGCGGGCGGTCGTCCGGACGCGTCGGGTGGTCATAAGGACGTTACGGGCGGTCGTCCGGACGCGTCGGGTGGTCGCCCAGATGGGTCGGGTGGTCGCCCGGAAACTACGGGCGGTTATGAGGACGTTACGGGCGGTCGCACGGGCGTCGTGAAGAGTGCGGGGCGTGCGAACCTCTCGGGCCGCGAGAATAAGCAAAACGGCGCGAATCGTGTGGGCGGTGTGAATATCGCGGGTGTCGAGGGTCGCACGGACGAAACGGACGGAATGAATCGTGCGAACCCCACCAACGACTACACGACTATCGTGGGAGCGAGTCGGAACGACCCGAAGGAGGCAAGATGAAAATCCTAGTGGCCGACGACGATCCGCAGTTCCTCAAAGCGCTGCGGATCACCCTGCGCTCGCAGGGGTATCAGATCGTCACGGCGGCGGACGGCGTGCAATGCATCCAGGTCGCGGTCGAGGAGCATCCCGACCTTTTCGTGCTCGACCTCGGCATGCCGAAAATGGACGGCATGGGCGTGATTCAAGGCGTGCGCGGCTGGACCGACGCGCCGATTCTCGTGGTGTCCGGCCGCACCGACGCGCGCGAGAAGGTCGCCGCGCTCGACGCGGGGGCCGATGATTACGTGACCAAGCCCGTCTCCATCGACGAACTGCTCGCCCGCATCCGAGCGCTGGGTCGGCGCATCCCGCAGGAGTCGGAAGGCTCGCAGGAAGCCCAATCCCCGCAGGTCGTGCTGGGTGATGTGACCGTGGACCTGGCCGCGCACGCCGTGCTGCGCGACGTGGCCGGTCGTCAGGTGCGTGTGCGGCTGACCCCCACCGAATGGAAGGTGCTGGAGATGCTGGTGCGCAACGCCGGCCGTCTGGTCACGCGTCAGGATCTGCTCACCGAGATCTGGGGTTCCGAGCACGTCAGCGACTCCGGATACCTGCGCCTCTACATCTCCCAGTTGCGCCGCAAAATCGAGCCCGACCCCGCCCACCCGCGATACCTCCACACCGACCCCGGCATGGGCTACCGTCTCGACCTGCCGGAGCGTTGAGTGGTGCCGTGATTCCGCAAGCCGGGCCGTTTCGCGAGGTCCGCTGTTAAGCTGGGATTCGAGGAAAGCGAGGGCGCGATGGTTGCGGTGGCTGTGGTTGACGACGATGCCGAGGCCCGTGCGAGGTTGCGCGGATATCTCGCGCGATTCGCCGAAGGCCGCGACGGCATGGCTCTGTCGGTCGACGAATTTCCCAGCGCGGTCGCGTTGCTGCACCACTACCAGCCGACGTACGACATCATTTTTCTGGACATCGAGATGGACGAGGTCGACGGCATCAAAGCCGCCCAGGTCATCCGCGAAACCGATCCGGCCACGATCCTCGTGTTCGTGACCAATATGGCGCAGCTCGCCATCAAAGGCTACGAGGTGGAGGCGCTGGACTTCGTGGTCAAACCGGTGGATTACTACAGTTTCGACATGGTGATGCGCAAGGCCTTGCTGCGTATGGACCGCCGCCGGCAGAGCACCGTCCGCCTTGTGACGCGCGGCGCCGTGCAGGTGCTGCCCATCAGCCACATCGACTATGTGGAGGTGCAGAACCACTACATCACCTACCACACCACCGACGGCGAC
This window contains:
- a CDS encoding LytR/AlgR family response regulator transcription factor, whose translation is MAVVDDDAEARARLRGYLARFAEGRDGMALSVDEFPSAVALLHHYQPTYDIIFLDIEMDEVDGIKAAQVIRETDPATILVFVTNMAQLAIKGYEVEALDFVVKPVDYYSFDMVMRKALLRMDRRRQSTVRLVTRGAVQVLPISHIDYVEVQNHYITYHTTDGDFTVKGTLAQAEDALAQGNFMRCNRWYLVNIDNITGLDGNLVTVGGRSIEVSRSKKQEILRAVTASMGGAL
- a CDS encoding response regulator transcription factor, whose translation is MKILVADDDPQFLKALRITLRSQGYQIVTAADGVQCIQVAVEEHPDLFVLDLGMPKMDGMGVIQGVRGWTDAPILVVSGRTDAREKVAALDAGADDYVTKPVSIDELLARIRALGRRIPQESEGSQEAQSPQVVLGDVTVDLAAHAVLRDVAGRQVRVRLTPTEWKVLEMLVRNAGRLVTRQDLLTEIWGSEHVSDSGYLRLYISQLRRKIEPDPAHPRYLHTDPGMGYRLDLPER
- a CDS encoding ATP-binding protein; the protein is MANTRGSLRVLLGAAPGVGKTYAMLQEGRRLRDEGKDVVIALLETHGRRATAQASEGLEQVPRRRVRYRGMWLDEMDLFKVVERAPQVALVDEFAHSNAPGSVHAKRWQDVEDLLDAGIDVITTINVQHIESLNDVVRGITGSEQRETVPDKVLRSATQIELVDLPPEGLRERLSAGLVYQPDRVDAALSNYFRLGNLTALRELALLWLAGRVDEALKAYRSEHHISAKWETRERVVVALSGGPEGEQLLRRGARVARASGGGDLMAVHVTSEDGLCGSDPVLLEQQRDLVEQLGGSYHQITGESIADSLLQFARANNATQIIVGVSRRSAISRWLGRPSSTNEIISKSGDIDVHVVTHAFAHRRMLARLRLPRRRRTMTTPRIALGFLFACLAVPAVAMLLALASDPLFAARDALVLQLIVVASALIGGVAPATMAAVLSGLALDYLYVAPTGSLHMPHWQDWLTMLLYVAVGVIVSFVVDRAGERARQAQRASAESEMLAAISGAVLRSGDPLEAIVSRTREAFGFTCVRVVKDGEVLASDGDESDGGESDVDARSVRGETDPGEKGAERDGRTGLGLFGADRVGLGPDGAGPARRPPDGSGMSAASAMTPSSGTIAIGDDGVTLELYGHPIEASDQRLLMAVASQILTVLEHNVLAQKAQEVEPLAAAEKMRTALLNAVSHDLRRPLASATAAVSGLRRMGDTMSGEDRDELLAVADESLGQLTKLVTDLLDVSRIREGALPLAMVASDVGAAIVPVLDERHIGPGKVDLDLDPQLPLVMADPPLLKRALANVVENAMRFTPEDGRIHISASAFNGMVEIRVADRGPGVPDERKADIFVPFHRLGDTDNTTGLGLGMALSKGFVESMGGSIEAEDTPGGGLTMVVGLHAADPALRLGQPIPTADIPASAERVEAATLAVSGMVSDVMLPLRGEASADVLEGLMGRALNGAGGRPDASGGHKDVTGGRPDASGGRPDGSGGRPETTGGYEDVTGGRTGVVKSAGRANLSGRENKQNGANRVGGVNIAGVEGRTDETDGMNRANPTNDYTTIVGASRNDPKEAR